In a single window of the Desulfovibrio mangrovi genome:
- the nrfD gene encoding NrfD/PsrC family molybdoenzyme membrane anchor subunit, with amino-acid sequence MSLANTLRVPWLALLGAGVLTGLYTAAQLFSEGHALFKANDVIVWTLPLVAYVFFALTSTGLALVASMPLVFGVKELMPQAKRLTFLAIATLAAAFIAIGLELGSLGHMYQLLLSPNLSSPIWYMGALYSLELVLLIIKFAQMRTKGTADGSGKLLSLLSMFCSLFAALMLGAVFGLTEARPTYFGPFISVLFLSLAFMGGVSAILFHQSILQSISSGRPSAAVTSSMNYLGRLLYLSSGAALLLLVLKILLESAATVPALTNSIGIGSAIWLAVPFALMAESNLRQTSWARIFAPATALAGAFSILFQVILSGQLQPVGPKGEGLPALLSYTPNLWELLVVDFAVCVMLLLYTWGESKLRLDNAS; translated from the coding sequence ATGAGTTTGGCAAACACCTTGCGAGTTCCGTGGCTTGCTCTTCTCGGAGCAGGCGTCCTGACTGGCCTCTATACGGCGGCCCAGTTGTTCAGCGAAGGGCACGCTCTGTTCAAGGCCAACGATGTCATCGTCTGGACATTGCCGCTTGTGGCATACGTGTTCTTTGCCCTTACCAGCACAGGGCTGGCTCTTGTGGCATCCATGCCGCTGGTCTTCGGCGTCAAGGAATTGATGCCGCAGGCCAAGAGGCTGACATTTCTTGCCATAGCCACCCTTGCGGCCGCCTTCATAGCCATCGGCCTTGAACTGGGTTCTCTGGGGCACATGTATCAGCTTCTTCTTTCCCCCAACCTGTCATCCCCCATCTGGTACATGGGTGCGCTTTACAGCCTCGAGCTTGTTCTGCTCATCATCAAATTCGCCCAGATGCGAACCAAGGGCACCGCTGATGGTTCAGGCAAGCTGCTCAGCCTTCTTTCCATGTTCTGCAGCCTTTTTGCAGCTCTGATGCTCGGCGCGGTTTTCGGACTCACGGAAGCACGCCCGACCTACTTCGGCCCCTTCATCTCCGTGCTCTTCCTCTCCCTTGCCTTCATGGGCGGCGTCTCAGCCATTCTCTTCCATCAATCCATTCTCCAATCCATCTCATCCGGCAGGCCTTCCGCAGCCGTCACCAGCAGCATGAACTATCTCGGCAGGCTGCTGTACCTCTCTTCCGGCGCAGCCCTGTTGCTGCTCGTTCTGAAAATACTTCTGGAATCAGCCGCCACCGTGCCTGCACTAACCAACTCTATCGGCATTGGTTCAGCAATATGGCTCGCCGTTCCATTTGCCTTGATGGCGGAATCAAACCTGCGCCAGACTTCGTGGGCCCGGATATTTGCACCGGCAACGGCGCTGGCGGGCGCTTTCTCCATCCTGTTTCAGGTCATACTCTCCGGCCAACTGCAGCCTGTAGGTCCCAAGGGCGAAGGACTTCCAGCCCTGCTCAGCTACACCCCCAACCTCTGGGAACTGCTTGTGGTCGACTTCGCAGTATGTGTCATGCTGCTCCTGTACACATGGGGAGAGAGCAAACTCAGACTTGATAATGCTTCCTAA
- a CDS encoding molybdopterin-dependent oxidoreductase produces MSPKTQSARRKNQNQSRRNFVKGAAITCAALSGGVFTKPALSALTEAKAAVRETPQGEWLASTCQGCTSWCSKQVYVVEGRAVKVRGNPHSKVNLGASCPRGHMGLQQVYDPDRIKTPMKRTNPKKGRNEDPGFVPITWDEALDTIADKIMELRNAHETHKYMLLRGRYTYMRDILYDFTTKIIGSPNNISHSALCAEAEKFGPYYTEGYWDYRQYDVLNTRYILLWGADPLAANRQVSYYSKAWGEAIGNAKVAIVEPRLSATAAKADEWIAAKPGYDGAIAVAMAHVILTSGLWSKEFVGDFTDGVNRFVVGQEVDETTFAEVHTHGLVRWWNLELKDKTPEWAAELAGVSAEQIRRVATEFGSLAPHVMSWVGGGPVMQVRGGYTSMACHALNGLVGACDNVGGTLVANKEYTNKFPKPDHYFDDIAKKGKKHEKIDQRGRLEFPAINAGKPGSAVITNNVPTGVINEDPYDIKVVIAYMNNFPFSAPQGQRWEEALSKIPFITHITTNASEFSWFSDILLPDTHHLFEKWGYVKSIGNGYRHVTIMQPVIEPLWDYKIDETEIPWLLAEKLAQRGFTNLLDYFRTEYKDPETGVPPSNEKEFALYALKYATQPLWDPALHKGGDKFEGWEHFRKIGVWNSDPYPYKKRWSEMKTDTKKFEFYSETLKKALGAHAEKHETDVDAVLEASKYLARGERAFVPHFEEPFVHGNPTDHPFVFVDHKSRLNREGRSANCAWYYELKDLDPGDEKYDDVAKINPVDAEAMGIKNGDAIKLVSPTGELSCTAKLWEGVRPGTVAKCYGQGHWVYGRLASKVFGKEPRGGNNNMIIPADFERLSGSTAYYSTVRVKIVKA; encoded by the coding sequence AGAATGGCTGGCCTCCACATGCCAAGGCTGCACTTCATGGTGTTCCAAACAAGTCTACGTTGTTGAAGGGCGTGCGGTAAAAGTTCGCGGCAATCCCCATTCCAAGGTCAACTTGGGCGCTTCTTGTCCAAGGGGCCACATGGGTCTGCAGCAGGTGTATGATCCCGACCGGATCAAGACCCCCATGAAACGCACCAATCCCAAGAAAGGCAGAAATGAGGACCCCGGCTTTGTCCCCATTACATGGGATGAAGCGCTGGACACCATTGCCGACAAGATAATGGAACTGCGCAACGCACATGAAACGCATAAGTACATGCTTCTGCGTGGCAGATACACCTATATGCGCGACATTCTCTATGACTTTACAACGAAGATCATCGGGTCGCCCAACAACATCTCCCACAGCGCACTGTGTGCGGAAGCGGAAAAGTTCGGCCCATACTACACGGAAGGCTACTGGGACTACCGTCAGTACGATGTGCTGAACACGCGCTACATTCTTCTCTGGGGAGCCGATCCGCTGGCTGCAAACCGACAGGTATCCTACTACTCCAAGGCATGGGGCGAAGCCATAGGCAACGCCAAGGTGGCGATTGTTGAACCCAGACTCTCCGCCACGGCTGCCAAGGCTGATGAATGGATTGCAGCAAAGCCCGGTTACGATGGGGCCATCGCCGTTGCCATGGCACACGTCATTCTCACCTCGGGCTTGTGGAGCAAGGAGTTCGTCGGCGACTTTACGGATGGCGTAAACAGATTCGTCGTCGGACAGGAAGTGGATGAAACCACGTTTGCAGAGGTGCACACGCACGGACTCGTGCGCTGGTGGAACCTGGAACTCAAAGACAAGACGCCGGAATGGGCAGCGGAGCTTGCAGGCGTTTCAGCCGAACAGATACGGCGCGTTGCCACCGAGTTCGGCTCTCTGGCTCCCCACGTCATGTCGTGGGTCGGCGGCGGCCCCGTCATGCAGGTACGCGGCGGCTATACCAGCATGGCCTGCCACGCGCTCAACGGTCTGGTGGGCGCCTGCGACAACGTAGGCGGTACGCTTGTTGCCAACAAGGAATATACCAACAAGTTCCCGAAGCCGGATCACTATTTCGATGACATCGCCAAGAAGGGCAAGAAGCACGAGAAGATCGATCAACGCGGAAGACTGGAGTTTCCGGCCATCAACGCCGGCAAACCGGGCAGTGCCGTCATCACAAACAACGTTCCTACCGGCGTTATCAATGAAGACCCCTATGATATCAAGGTCGTCATTGCCTACATGAACAACTTCCCCTTCTCCGCTCCGCAAGGTCAGCGCTGGGAAGAAGCACTGAGCAAAATTCCCTTCATCACCCACATCACCACCAATGCGTCCGAATTCTCATGGTTCTCGGACATCCTTCTGCCGGACACGCACCATCTCTTCGAAAAGTGGGGATACGTGAAGTCCATAGGTAACGGCTACAGGCATGTCACCATCATGCAGCCCGTTATCGAACCTCTCTGGGATTACAAGATCGACGAAACTGAAATCCCCTGGCTGCTGGCAGAAAAGCTTGCACAGCGAGGTTTCACCAACCTGCTCGACTACTTCCGCACCGAATACAAGGATCCGGAAACCGGCGTTCCCCCTTCCAATGAAAAGGAATTCGCACTCTACGCGTTGAAGTATGCAACCCAACCTCTGTGGGATCCCGCCCTGCACAAGGGGGGCGACAAGTTTGAGGGCTGGGAGCACTTCCGCAAAATAGGCGTATGGAACTCCGATCCCTACCCGTACAAAAAACGCTGGTCTGAGATGAAGACCGATACCAAGAAGTTCGAGTTCTACAGTGAGACACTGAAGAAAGCGCTGGGAGCCCACGCCGAAAAGCATGAAACGGACGTGGATGCCGTGCTTGAAGCCAGCAAATATCTTGCGCGCGGTGAAAGAGCCTTTGTGCCACATTTTGAAGAACCCTTCGTGCATGGCAATCCGACTGACCACCCCTTCGTCTTCGTCGACCACAAGTCCCGCCTGAACCGCGAAGGACGTTCCGCGAACTGCGCCTGGTACTATGAGTTGAAGGATCTGGATCCCGGCGATGAAAAATATGACGACGTCGCCAAGATCAATCCCGTGGACGCCGAAGCCATGGGCATCAAAAACGGCGATGCCATCAAGCTGGTCTCTCCGACCGGAGAACTTTCCTGCACCGCAAAACTCTGGGAAGGCGTCCGCCCCGGCACCGTGGCCAAATGCTACGGGCAAGGTCATTGGGTCTATGGCAGGCTGGCATCAAAGGTATTCGGCAAGGAGCCCCGCGGCGGGAATAACAACATGATCATTCCTGCGGACTTTGAACGGCTCAGCGGTTCCACCGCCTACTACAGCACCGTGCGCGTCAAGATAGTGAAGGCGTAA
- a CDS encoding 4Fe-4S dicluster domain-containing protein: MTRYAMVIDHQRCVGCGGCIIACKNENNTPEGISWSNKITETVGTFPNVRFHYTPTLCNHCENAPCVQGCPTQAMHKAEGGITMHDPDKCIGCKYCMFNCPYGVIYFNWRDPFSQQNKQGELIPNCTSSPAADLAKLKTQGTPFLNPDRDATLPGLRPRGVVEKCTFCDHRLKKGQLPYCVEACPADARIFGDLDDPESEVSKLLGKYRPYRLKEELGTEPKIFYIRSFNPGTYIQTKGGLK; the protein is encoded by the coding sequence ATGACAAGATACGCGATGGTTATCGATCACCAACGGTGCGTTGGATGCGGCGGCTGCATCATAGCTTGCAAAAACGAGAACAACACGCCGGAAGGCATCTCATGGTCCAACAAGATCACCGAGACTGTGGGAACCTTCCCAAATGTACGCTTCCACTACACCCCCACGCTCTGCAACCACTGTGAGAACGCCCCCTGCGTGCAGGGCTGCCCGACACAGGCCATGCACAAGGCAGAGGGCGGCATAACCATGCACGATCCGGATAAGTGCATAGGATGCAAATACTGCATGTTCAACTGCCCCTATGGGGTCATCTACTTCAACTGGCGAGACCCGTTCAGCCAGCAGAACAAGCAGGGCGAGCTGATACCGAACTGCACCTCGTCGCCTGCAGCGGATCTGGCAAAACTGAAAACCCAGGGAACGCCTTTCTTAAATCCTGACCGGGATGCGACTCTGCCCGGGTTAAGGCCCAGAGGCGTCGTCGAAAAATGCACCTTCTGCGACCACCGGCTCAAGAAGGGGCAACTGCCTTACTGCGTAGAGGCGTGCCCTGCCGATGCACGCATCTTCGGCGATCTGGACGATCCGGAAAGCGAAGTAAGCAAACTGCTCGGGAAATACCGTCCGTACCGGTTGAAAGAAGAACTGGGTACGGAGCCCAAGATCTTTTACATCCGCAGTTTCAACCCCGGCACGTATATCCAGACGAAAGGAGGCCTCAAATGA